A portion of the Bradysia coprophila strain Holo2 unplaced genomic scaffold, BU_Bcop_v1 contig_297, whole genome shotgun sequence genome contains these proteins:
- the LOC119079106 gene encoding uncharacterized protein LOC119079106, with amino-acid sequence MEIVTRLGAVAPNLAEHCYLVSCEEAVEAASPYIENCEENGMENTVYSLEKEHVLIALKINVAGRDGLMILDAGYHVSRAVTVMKDQCYPHTGWFIQSNEPHCKREYCYTISSVSNDFVEWTERATRGNTESYEMSLVYVERPYRSAVDVTVRRNLVYNFRSLLSRDAKGRVCAGLYFPVSNGGGDAQLTLFYDGPNDSSVKVKQKFSIFKDVEKIPDAVMVHLELLAPQLAMAMEDLTSLLKSLYDVICDQNFIGQVLSINDDITVMSADN; translated from the exons ATGGAAATCGTTACTCGACTGGGTGCTGTTGCACCGAATCTAGCCGAACATTGTTATTTGGTTTCATGCGAGGAAGCCGTCGAGGCCGCCAGTCCGTACATTGAGAACTGTGAAGAGAATGGCATGGAGAACACGGTCTACAGTTTGGAAAAGGAACACGTCCTGATCGCATTGAAGATAAACGTTGCCGGCCGTGACGGACTCATGATCTTGGATGCTGGTTATCATGTCTCTCGGGCTGTAACTGTAATGAAAGATCAGTGTTATCCGCACACCGGATGGTTCATCCAGTCGAACGAGCCGCATTGCAAACGCGAGTACTGCTATACGATCAGTTCGGTCAGCAATGATTTCGTTGAATGGACCGAACGTGCGACCAGGGGAAACACCGAATCGTACGAAATGTCATTGGTGTATGTAGAGCGCCCGTACCGGTCAGCTGTGGATGTCACCGTTCGTCGTAATCTGGTGTACAATTTCAG GTCTCTGTTGTCCCGAGATGCAAAGGGACGCGTTTGTGCTGGGTTATACTTCCCAGTGTCAAATGGAGGCGGTGATGCGCAGCTAACATTATTCTACGATGGACCGAATGATTCTAGCGTCAAGGTCAAGCAAAAGTTTTCCATCTTCAAGGATGTAGAGAAG ATTCCCGACGCGGTAATGGTCCATTTGGAACTCCTAGCACCTCAGTTAGCGATGGCAATGGAAGATCTGACCTCGCTGCTGAAATCATTGTACGACGTCATTTGTGACCAAAATTTCATTGGCCAGGTGCTATCGATCAATGATGATATCACCGTTATGTCAGCAGACAACTAA